The following are encoded in a window of Hippoglossus stenolepis isolate QCI-W04-F060 chromosome 10, HSTE1.2, whole genome shotgun sequence genomic DNA:
- the ktn1 gene encoding kinectin isoform X2: MAVDIYDSQYLLILAPSLVIALMFLFFWLFMKETSYDEVLARQKRDLKLPPSRPDTRKKNEKKKSKKKESTSGGGSGGGGGESEEDMRDFDIADGANSSTLEGEEEPTPVATPDPSPPTPTPYVAAPVATEAPAGLRERKKKEKKAARAAAAAAAAAAAADAATAPSVEEPEVNGSKPVSRKAETPLAASKQSSPPSPQLEVQVQVQSAPVQAQTPPQISGKKERRKKQKTEHVDEQQPEVKAEQAPAPVKKEAPIVAETKVLDGATPTVTAGKKKNSAKKQKTEPDDAHVLADSAASANHQAAQNDDVPSKGSGKKQKNETDKENTEVKLKELLSGLSSLALSEAEAVSVLALLREKSPNALDAWHKSAARPDPAAQERERLLSTLQEEASIAKDKVKQLSQELQVEKQKTGRVEAMMREQRAAMEKELGGMQAKAQGSYQDNQTIQIKFQQVREQLESQITRLQQENGILRDAVSSATNQMESKNSAELNKLRSEYAGLMKELADNNGKLQQEEHQRKSLEVGYKQNVSQLEAQLQDAKRRWEELQNFLHSVNAERENLQASKQELHSQMLAAETEMNNKNKEIQTLHSSLTDAMVSKERLEQRVRELMEMSQHSMPDDSLQTRVQELMNENKGFQVQNETLQVQNENMQAQMSSQATHFSHIEELQKLLSEKELQRKSLEDSLNAERSSMASRETDMQAMHNDNMSMKAEVQNLQAQISDQTASQLVLDQFQKSVREKEENMKTVEDLLEKGLIEVANKEEELKAVREEKEALKQEIESLKGQSAEQASSESIVEELQSKIQEKDVKLKSMEESLQAAQDGISTRDKTVESVEQQLATLQAEMEQLRQKEMADELTHSSGLAALQAEMDQLSQKCMTDELTNSAAHLQEHQDHLAAKDQQIQMLQAELEAQTKDMSEKMEQQLHTAGPNPELLAALSEKDQQVADLRGEVAELRDSLDLHRKKNNELREKNWSAMEALSATESMLQGKLSKAVKENETTLATFQAECRDVLHRLLPHVPLPTEQNHEEWLHKFEMAVAENSAAQSTPASGDSEGMAEKLKESEESQRILQKDCETYKKVLAETEGILQRLQNSVEQEESRWRVKLDVAQGEAGEMSQKVTALEQEIERLTDGADMENLRREKQHLESELERAERESATYVTEVRELKDLLTELQTRLDGSNTEAFRQNEELNLLKTQLTETLSKLEGEETERQKVAGDLHKAQQSLDLIQGELSNVTDNADGLIENSSPSSQGEAIDRKEKMAAGLNQTVRELQQLLQGVSRQLAKGQEGVADKDLPKV, from the exons aTGGCGGTGGATATCTATGACTCTCAGTACCTGCTCATCCTGGCCCCTTCTCTGGTCATCGCCCTCATGTTCCTGTTCTTCTGGCTCTTCATGAAGGAAACCTCCTACGATGAGGTGCTGGCCAGGCAGAAACGTGACCTCAAGCTGCCACCATCCAGGCCAGACACTCGtaagaagaatgaaaagaagaagagcaagaagAAGGAAAGTACCAGCGGgggaggcagtggaggtggCGGAGGAGAGTCTGAAGAGGACATGCGAGACTTTGATATTGCTGATGGCGCCAACAGTTCCACTctagagggagaggaggaaccTACACCTGTGGCTACACCAGATCCTTCTCCACCAACTCCTACTCCTTATGTGGCTGCTCCGGTGGCAACTGAGGCTCCTGCCGgtctgagggagagaaagaagaaggagaaaaaggctgccagggctgctgcagctgcagctgccgccgctgctgcggCTGATGCAGCTACAGCTCCCTCCGTTGAGGAGCCAGAAGTGAACGGATCCAAGCCGGTCAGCCGCAAGGCAGAGACACCTCTGGCTGCTAGCAAACAGTCCAGCCCACCCTCTCCCCAGCTTGAGGTTCAGGTCCAGGTCCAATCTGCTCCTGTTCAGGCTCAGACACCTCCTCAGATCTCtgggaagaaggagaggaggaagaagcaaaaAACAGAGCATG TGGATGAGCAGCAGCCAGAGGTTAAAGCAGAGCAGGCTCCAGCACCAGTCAAGAAGGAAGCTCCCATTGTGGCTGAAACCAAAGTTCTGGATGGTGCAACCCCAACTGTTACTGctgggaagaagaagaactctGCCAAGAAGCAAAAAACCGAGCCTG ATGATGCCCACGTTCTGGCTGACTCAGCAGCTTCTGCCAACCACCAGGCTGCTCAAAACGACGATGTACCGTCCAAAGGGTCTGGCAAGAAACAGAAGAATGAGACTGACAAAG agaacacagaggtGAAACTGAAGGAGCTGCTGTCTGGTCTGTCCAGCCTGGCTCTGTCAGAGGCTGAGGCCGTCAGTGTGCTGGCCCTCCTCAGGGAGAAGAGTCCCAATGCTTTGGATGCCTGGCACAAA TCTGCAGCCAGGCCTGACCCAGCTGCccaggaaagagagagactgcTATCAACTCTCCAGGAGGAGGCCTCCATTGCCAAGGACAAAGTGAAACAACTCAGCCAG GAGCTTCAGGTGGAGAAGCAAAAGACAGGAAGGGTGGAGGCCATGATGAGAGAGCAACGTGCAGCCATGGAGAAAGAACTGGGTGGAATGCAGGCCAAGGCGCAGGGCAGCTACCAGGACAACCAGACCATTCAGATAAAG TTCCAACAGGTGAGGGAGCAGCTGGAAAGCCAGATCACTCGCCTGCAGCAGGAGAACGGCATCCTGAGGGACGCGGTCAGCTCGGCCACCAACCAGATGGAGAGCAA GAATTCAGCAGAGCTGAACAAGCTGCGTTCTGAGTACGCCGGTCTGATGAAAGAGCTGGCAGACAACAACGgcaagctgcagcaggaggagcaccAGAGGAAGTCACTGGAGGTCGGCTACAAGCAGAACGTGTCCCAGCTGGAG GCCCAACTGCAGGATGCCAAGAGACGCTGGGAAGAACTGCAGAACTTCCTCCACAGTGTCAATGCCGAGAGAGAGAATCTTCAGGCCTCTAAACAAG aGCTCCACAGCCAGATGCTGGCAGCCGAGACAGAGATGAACAACAAGAACAAGGAGATCCAGACTCTACACAGCAGCCTGACAGACGCCATGGTCTCGAAGGAGCGGCTTGAGCAGAGAGTGAGGGAGCTTATGGAGATGTCCCAGCACAGTATGCCTGACGACTCACTGCAGACGCGTGTTCAG GAGCttatgaatgaaaacaaggGTTTCCAGGTCCAGAACGAGACACTGCAAGTCCAGAATGAGAATATGCAAGCCCAGATGTCTTCACAG GCTACTCATTTCTCTCACATTGAGGAGCTACAGAAGCT ATTGTCTGAAAAGGAGTTGCAGAGGAAGAGTCTGGAGGATTCTCTAAATGCTGAGAGGAGCAGTATGGCCAGTAGAGAAACTGACATGCAG GCCATGCACAATGACAACATGTCAATGAAGGCAGAGGTTCAGAATCTGCAGGCACAGATTTCTGATCAG ACTGCGTCCCAGCTGGTGTTGGACCAGTTCCAGAAGAG TGTCCgggaaaaagaggagaacaTGAAAACCGTAGAGGACCTGCTAGAGAAGGGGCTGATTGAAGTGGCCAACAAGGAGGAAGAGCTCAAG GCtgtaagagaagagaaggaggcaCTAAAACAAGAAATCGAGAGTCTTAAGGGACAATCGGCAGAACAG GCATCATCAGAGTCGATAGTGGAGGAGCTCCAGAGCAA GATCcaagagaaagatgtgaagctaAAATCAATGGAGGAGAGTTTACAGGCAGCACAAGATGGCATTTCTACCAGAGACAAGACAGTTGAG tctgtggagcagcagtTGGCCACCCTGCAGGCAGAAATGgagcagctgagacagaaagagatggcAGATGAGTTGACCCACTCATCTGGCTTGGCCGCCCTGCAGGCAGAAATGGACCAGCTGAGCCAGAAGTGTATGACAGATGAGTTGACCAACTCGGCTGCTCACCTCCAAGAACACCAGGATCA CCTCGCGGCGAAGGACCAGCAGATCCAGATGCTGCAAGCTGAGCTGGAGGCACAGACTAAAGACATGAGTGAGAAGATGGAGCAG CAGTTGCACACAGCAGGGCCAAACCCAGAGCTTCTTGCAGC GTTGTCAGAGAAGGATCAGCAGGTGGCAGATCTGCGGGGTGAGGTGGCGGAGCTGAGGGACTCGCTGGACCTGCATAGGAAGAAGAACAAC GAGCTCCGGGAGAAAAACTGGAGTGCAATGGAAGCTCTGTCTGCCACCGAGTCCATGCTTCAAGGAAAACTCAGCAAAGCTGTCAAG GAGAACGAGACAACGCTAGCAACATTTCAGGCCGAGTGTCGAGATGTTCTGCACAGACTTCTGCCCCATGTGCCTCTGCCCACTGAACAG AACCATGAGGAGTGGCTCCACAAATTTGAGATGGCAGTAGCTGAAAACTCAGCTGCACAGTCCACCCCTGCATCAGGGGACTCTGAG GGCATGGCTGAGAAGCTGAAAGAATCTGAAGAATCCCAAAGGATCCTACAGAAAGACTGTGAGACGTACAAGAAGGTGTTGGCAGAGACG GAGGGTATCCTGCAACGCCTCCAGAACAGcgtggagcaggaggagtcTCGCTGGAGGGTGAAGCTGGATGTCGCGCAGGGCGAAGCCGGAGAG ATGAGCCAGAAAGTCACAGCTTTGGAGCAGGAGATTGAGAGACTAACAGATGGAGCAGATATGGAAAAT ctgagaagagaaaagcagcattTGGAATCCGAGCTGGAGAGGGCAGAGCGTGAGAGCGCCACCTATGTGACAGAGGTTAGAGAG CTCAAAGATCTGTTGACTGAATTGCAGACCAGACTTGATGGCTCAAATACAGAGGCTTTCAGACAGAATGAGGAGCTGAATTTG CTGAAAACCCAGCTCACTGAGACTCTGTCCAAACTGGAGGGGGAAGAGACCGAGAGGCAAAAGGTGGCTGGTGATTTGCATAAG GCCCAGCAGTCTCTTGATCTGATTCAGGGGGAGCTCTCAAATGTGACGGACAATGCGGATGGCCTGATTGAGAATAGCAGTCCGTCATCACAGGGG GAGGCGATCGACAGAAAGGAGAAAATGGCTGCAGGTCTGAACCAGACAGTCCGAGAGCTACAGCAGTTGCTACAAGGCGTCAGCCGGCAACTCGCCAAGGGACAGGAAGGG GTGGCTGACAAAGATCTGCCCAAGGTATAG
- the ktn1 gene encoding kinectin isoform X4 gives MAVDIYDSQYLLILAPSLVIALMFLFFWLFMKETSYDEVLARQKRDLKLPPSRPDTRKKNEKKKSKKKESTSGGGSGGGGGESEEDMRDFDIADGANSSTLEGEEEPTPVATPDPSPPTPTPYVAAPVATEAPAGLRERKKKEKKAARAAAAAAAAAAAADAATAPSVEEPEVNGSKPVSRKAETPLAASKQSSPPSPQLEVQVQVQSAPVQAQTPPQISGKKERRKKQKTEHVDEQQPEVKAEQAPAPVKKEAPIVAETKVLDGATPTVTAGKKKNSAKKQKTEPVDDAHVLADSAASANHQAAQNDDVPSKGSGKKQKNETDKENTEVKLKELLSGLSSLALSEAEAVSVLALLREKSPNALDAWHKSAARPDPAAQERERLLSTLQEEASIAKDKVKQLSQELQVEKQKTGRVEAMMREQRAAMEKELGGMQAKAQGSYQDNQTIQIKFQQVREQLESQITRLQQENGILRDAVSSATNQMESKNSAELNKLRSEYAGLMKELADNNGKLQQEEHQRKSLEVGYKQNVSQLEAQLQDAKRRWEELQNFLHSVNAERENLQASKQELHSQMLAAETEMNNKNKEIQTLHSSLTDAMVSKERLEQRVRELMEMSQHSMPDDSLQTRVQELMNENKGFQVQNETLQVQNENMQAQMSSQATHFSHIEELQKLLSEKELQRKSLEDSLNAERSSMASRETDMQAMHNDNMSMKAEVQNLQAQISDQTASQLVLDQFQKSVREKEENMKTVEDLLEKGLIEVANKEEELKAVREEKEALKQEIESLKGQSAEQASSESIVEELQSKIQEKDVKLKSMEESLQAAQDGISTRDKTVESVEQQLATLQAEMEQLRQKEMADELTHSSGLAALQAEMDQLSQKCMTDELTNSAAHLQEHQDHLAAKDQQIQMLQAELEAQTKDMSEKMEQQLHTAGPNPELLAALSEKDQQVADLRGEVAELRDSLDLHRKKNNENETTLATFQAECRDVLHRLLPHVPLPTEQNHEEWLHKFEMAVAENSAAQSTPASGDSEGMAEKLKESEESQRILQKDCETYKKVLAETEGILQRLQNSVEQEESRWRVKLDVAQGEAGEMSQKVTALEQEIERLTDGADMENLRREKQHLESELERAERESATYVTEVRELKDLLTELQTRLDGSNTEAFRQNEELNLLKTQLTETLSKLEGEETERQKVAGDLHKAQQSLDLIQGELSNVTDNADGLIENSSPSSQGEAIDRKEKMAAGLNQTVRELQQLLQGVSRQLAKGQEGVADKDLPKV, from the exons aTGGCGGTGGATATCTATGACTCTCAGTACCTGCTCATCCTGGCCCCTTCTCTGGTCATCGCCCTCATGTTCCTGTTCTTCTGGCTCTTCATGAAGGAAACCTCCTACGATGAGGTGCTGGCCAGGCAGAAACGTGACCTCAAGCTGCCACCATCCAGGCCAGACACTCGtaagaagaatgaaaagaagaagagcaagaagAAGGAAAGTACCAGCGGgggaggcagtggaggtggCGGAGGAGAGTCTGAAGAGGACATGCGAGACTTTGATATTGCTGATGGCGCCAACAGTTCCACTctagagggagaggaggaaccTACACCTGTGGCTACACCAGATCCTTCTCCACCAACTCCTACTCCTTATGTGGCTGCTCCGGTGGCAACTGAGGCTCCTGCCGgtctgagggagagaaagaagaaggagaaaaaggctgccagggctgctgcagctgcagctgccgccgctgctgcggCTGATGCAGCTACAGCTCCCTCCGTTGAGGAGCCAGAAGTGAACGGATCCAAGCCGGTCAGCCGCAAGGCAGAGACACCTCTGGCTGCTAGCAAACAGTCCAGCCCACCCTCTCCCCAGCTTGAGGTTCAGGTCCAGGTCCAATCTGCTCCTGTTCAGGCTCAGACACCTCCTCAGATCTCtgggaagaaggagaggaggaagaagcaaaaAACAGAGCATG TGGATGAGCAGCAGCCAGAGGTTAAAGCAGAGCAGGCTCCAGCACCAGTCAAGAAGGAAGCTCCCATTGTGGCTGAAACCAAAGTTCTGGATGGTGCAACCCCAACTGTTACTGctgggaagaagaagaactctGCCAAGAAGCAAAAAACCGAGCCTG TAGATGATGCCCACGTTCTGGCTGACTCAGCAGCTTCTGCCAACCACCAGGCTGCTCAAAACGACGATGTACCGTCCAAAGGGTCTGGCAAGAAACAGAAGAATGAGACTGACAAAG agaacacagaggtGAAACTGAAGGAGCTGCTGTCTGGTCTGTCCAGCCTGGCTCTGTCAGAGGCTGAGGCCGTCAGTGTGCTGGCCCTCCTCAGGGAGAAGAGTCCCAATGCTTTGGATGCCTGGCACAAA TCTGCAGCCAGGCCTGACCCAGCTGCccaggaaagagagagactgcTATCAACTCTCCAGGAGGAGGCCTCCATTGCCAAGGACAAAGTGAAACAACTCAGCCAG GAGCTTCAGGTGGAGAAGCAAAAGACAGGAAGGGTGGAGGCCATGATGAGAGAGCAACGTGCAGCCATGGAGAAAGAACTGGGTGGAATGCAGGCCAAGGCGCAGGGCAGCTACCAGGACAACCAGACCATTCAGATAAAG TTCCAACAGGTGAGGGAGCAGCTGGAAAGCCAGATCACTCGCCTGCAGCAGGAGAACGGCATCCTGAGGGACGCGGTCAGCTCGGCCACCAACCAGATGGAGAGCAA GAATTCAGCAGAGCTGAACAAGCTGCGTTCTGAGTACGCCGGTCTGATGAAAGAGCTGGCAGACAACAACGgcaagctgcagcaggaggagcaccAGAGGAAGTCACTGGAGGTCGGCTACAAGCAGAACGTGTCCCAGCTGGAG GCCCAACTGCAGGATGCCAAGAGACGCTGGGAAGAACTGCAGAACTTCCTCCACAGTGTCAATGCCGAGAGAGAGAATCTTCAGGCCTCTAAACAAG aGCTCCACAGCCAGATGCTGGCAGCCGAGACAGAGATGAACAACAAGAACAAGGAGATCCAGACTCTACACAGCAGCCTGACAGACGCCATGGTCTCGAAGGAGCGGCTTGAGCAGAGAGTGAGGGAGCTTATGGAGATGTCCCAGCACAGTATGCCTGACGACTCACTGCAGACGCGTGTTCAG GAGCttatgaatgaaaacaaggGTTTCCAGGTCCAGAACGAGACACTGCAAGTCCAGAATGAGAATATGCAAGCCCAGATGTCTTCACAG GCTACTCATTTCTCTCACATTGAGGAGCTACAGAAGCT ATTGTCTGAAAAGGAGTTGCAGAGGAAGAGTCTGGAGGATTCTCTAAATGCTGAGAGGAGCAGTATGGCCAGTAGAGAAACTGACATGCAG GCCATGCACAATGACAACATGTCAATGAAGGCAGAGGTTCAGAATCTGCAGGCACAGATTTCTGATCAG ACTGCGTCCCAGCTGGTGTTGGACCAGTTCCAGAAGAG TGTCCgggaaaaagaggagaacaTGAAAACCGTAGAGGACCTGCTAGAGAAGGGGCTGATTGAAGTGGCCAACAAGGAGGAAGAGCTCAAG GCtgtaagagaagagaaggaggcaCTAAAACAAGAAATCGAGAGTCTTAAGGGACAATCGGCAGAACAG GCATCATCAGAGTCGATAGTGGAGGAGCTCCAGAGCAA GATCcaagagaaagatgtgaagctaAAATCAATGGAGGAGAGTTTACAGGCAGCACAAGATGGCATTTCTACCAGAGACAAGACAGTTGAG tctgtggagcagcagtTGGCCACCCTGCAGGCAGAAATGgagcagctgagacagaaagagatggcAGATGAGTTGACCCACTCATCTGGCTTGGCCGCCCTGCAGGCAGAAATGGACCAGCTGAGCCAGAAGTGTATGACAGATGAGTTGACCAACTCGGCTGCTCACCTCCAAGAACACCAGGATCA CCTCGCGGCGAAGGACCAGCAGATCCAGATGCTGCAAGCTGAGCTGGAGGCACAGACTAAAGACATGAGTGAGAAGATGGAGCAG CAGTTGCACACAGCAGGGCCAAACCCAGAGCTTCTTGCAGC GTTGTCAGAGAAGGATCAGCAGGTGGCAGATCTGCGGGGTGAGGTGGCGGAGCTGAGGGACTCGCTGGACCTGCATAGGAAGAAGAACAAC GAGAACGAGACAACGCTAGCAACATTTCAGGCCGAGTGTCGAGATGTTCTGCACAGACTTCTGCCCCATGTGCCTCTGCCCACTGAACAG AACCATGAGGAGTGGCTCCACAAATTTGAGATGGCAGTAGCTGAAAACTCAGCTGCACAGTCCACCCCTGCATCAGGGGACTCTGAG GGCATGGCTGAGAAGCTGAAAGAATCTGAAGAATCCCAAAGGATCCTACAGAAAGACTGTGAGACGTACAAGAAGGTGTTGGCAGAGACG GAGGGTATCCTGCAACGCCTCCAGAACAGcgtggagcaggaggagtcTCGCTGGAGGGTGAAGCTGGATGTCGCGCAGGGCGAAGCCGGAGAG ATGAGCCAGAAAGTCACAGCTTTGGAGCAGGAGATTGAGAGACTAACAGATGGAGCAGATATGGAAAAT ctgagaagagaaaagcagcattTGGAATCCGAGCTGGAGAGGGCAGAGCGTGAGAGCGCCACCTATGTGACAGAGGTTAGAGAG CTCAAAGATCTGTTGACTGAATTGCAGACCAGACTTGATGGCTCAAATACAGAGGCTTTCAGACAGAATGAGGAGCTGAATTTG CTGAAAACCCAGCTCACTGAGACTCTGTCCAAACTGGAGGGGGAAGAGACCGAGAGGCAAAAGGTGGCTGGTGATTTGCATAAG GCCCAGCAGTCTCTTGATCTGATTCAGGGGGAGCTCTCAAATGTGACGGACAATGCGGATGGCCTGATTGAGAATAGCAGTCCGTCATCACAGGGG GAGGCGATCGACAGAAAGGAGAAAATGGCTGCAGGTCTGAACCAGACAGTCCGAGAGCTACAGCAGTTGCTACAAGGCGTCAGCCGGCAACTCGCCAAGGGACAGGAAGGG GTGGCTGACAAAGATCTGCCCAAGGTATAG